The Aquipuribacter hungaricus DNA window GGGCGGCGGCCACCTGCGCGCTCACGCCGTCCTCCACGCGGGCGACCCCGGCGACGACGCTGCCCACGCCGGCCTGCAGGAGCGCCGCCGTCATGCCCAGGCGCTCGTCCCCCGCCCGGGTCTCGGCGCAGCCCAGCTCGCAGGCGGACAGCACGACGTGGCTGGGGAGCCTCGGCAGGTCGTGGAGCTCGTGGCCGAACAGCGGCCCGTCGGCCATCCGCAGGTGGCTGAACAGCGGGCTCTGTGGCTCGTGCACCCCGTGCGCCGCGACGTGGAGGACGTCGGCGCGGGCGGCGGCCTCGCGCGCGGCCGCGGCGTCGGCCCGCCGGGTGAGGGTGGCCCCGCCCCAGGCCCGCGACACGGCGTCGAGCTCCGCGTCCCCGTGGTCCAGGCCCGGCCCGAGGACCGCCTCGACCCCGGCGCCTCGGGAGAACCACTCCCCCGGCCTGCCGCGCAGCCACGACGTGCCCGTCGCGCTCACCGTGACCGTGCGGCCCCGCAGCCCCTTGAGCATCCCCCACGGCACGAGCGACAGCACCGCGGTGGGCGCGACCAGCAGCGGGCGGGCGGGGTCGAGGCCCATGACGGGCGCGAGCAGCTGCGCCGACAGGCGGGCGAGCCCGGAGGCCAGCGAGCGCCGCGCCACGTCGGCGATGACGGCCGGGGTGCCGCGGACGGCGAGCAGGTCGAGGTCGGCGCGGACGGCCCGCGCGTCCTCCACCGCACGCACGACGGGTCCCAGCGTGGCTAGCCGGGGCCGCCCGTCGCCGAGCACGACCGCCAGCAGCGTCCCCCGGTGGGCGAGGACGGCGAGCATGGCCCCGCCGGCGCCGGCGAGCCCGTCGGCGAGGCGGGCCACCGGGACGGGCCGCACCCCGGCGTCACGGGCACCGCCCGCCCCCTCGCGCTGCCAGGCC harbors:
- a CDS encoding CHAT domain-containing protein; translation: AWQREGAGGARDAGVRPVPVARLADGLAGAGGAMLAVLAHRGTLLAVVLGDGRPRLATLGPVVRAVEDARAVRADLDLLAVRGTPAVIADVARRSLASGLARLSAQLLAPVMGLDPARPLLVAPTAVLSLVPWGMLKGLRGRTVTVSATGTSWLRGRPGEWFSRGAGVEAVLGPGLDHGDAELDAVSRAWGGATLTRRADAAAAREAAARADVLHVAAHGVHEPQSPLFSHLRMADGPLFGHELHDLPRLPSHVVLSACELGCAETRAGDERLGMTAALLQAGVGSVVAGVARVEDGVSAQVAAAHHRGLAAGLAPARALAEALAGLPDGSPPAPFVCFGSGW